The genomic window GACAAGAGCAAGGGCCCGTTGGCCACCGTCCTCGTGCAGCAGGGCACCCTGCACGTTGGCGACAACCTTGTCGTCGGCGACACCTTCGGCCGCGTCAAGGCCATGATCGCCGACACCGGCCGCCGCATCCGGGAGGCCGGCCCGTCCACGCCCGTCGAGGTCCTCGGCCTCTCGCAGCTTCCGCTGGCCGGCGACCCCTTCCTCGTCACCGCCGACGAGCGCACCGCGCGCAGCCTGCTGGAGACCCGCAAGCGGCGCAGGGAGGCCCAGTCCGTCAACGGCTTGTCCATGGAGGAGGTCTCCTCCCGCATCCAGAGCGGAGAGGTCAAGGAGCTGCTCATCATCCTCAAGTGCGATGTGCAGGGCAGCATAGAGGCCGTCCGCAGCACCATCATGAAGTCGCGCATGGATGAGGTGACGGTGCGCATCCTCCACGCCGGAGCGGGCACCATCACCGAGAGCGACATCCTCCTCGCCAGCGCCTCCGACGCCATCGTGCTCGGCTTCAACAGCCGCGTCGAGCCGGGCGCCCGGTCCCTTGCCGAGCAGCACCGCGTCCAGATTCGCCTGTACGACATCATCTACCAGCTCGCCGATGACGTTGAGCGGGCGCTGCAGGGCATGCTCACGCCCGTGGACCGGGAGGTCATTGACGGCCATGCGGAGGTGCGCGCCATCTTCAGCCTCGGCCGCCGCAACCGTATCGCCGGCTGCCAGGTGCTCGATGGCCGCTTTACCCGCAACGTGCAGGTCCGCATCCACCGCGACGGCGAGCTGGTCCACACCGGCCCCGTCGCCAGCTTGAAGCGCTTCAAGGACGACGTCCGTGAGGTCACCGCGGGTTTCGAGTGCGGCATCGGCATCGACGGCTTCCTGGAGTTTGAGGAAGGGGACACCCTGGAGGCATTCCACATAGAGCGCGGCTAAAGGGACCCTTAACGAGGCGTCATTATGTGTGACTGGACAACGGCGTCATCTGACTTGCTAATTTTCACGTCAGCCTTAACCGAGGGAAAATCATGACCGATTCAGATGCCTCCAGTCTATCGAAGCGAGGTGCTCATGAAAGGACTGGGCGATCGGGCGAATACTACGTTGTAGCTGAACTGAACCGACGTGGGTGCTACGCGGTTCCCTTCGCTGGCAATATGCCAGAAATCGACATAATGGCAACCAATGCCGGACGCACGCGTACTGTCTACATTCAGGTCAAGACGAAAAGGACAGGCAGGACCAAGCGACACGGAAGGCCAACTGGCAATTGGCATTCAAGGGCCTCAGAGGGTGACAAGGATCCGAGGCCGGAACATTTTTGGGCGTTCGTTTCCATACCAAATGACTACAATGAGCCCCCCAGCTTTTGGGTAGTACGCGATGCTTGGTTACGCCAAGACATCAAGGCGAACCATGCTGCATGGTTGGAGCGCACCGGAGGGCGTAGACCGAGAGGAAACATCTCTGATCACCACGGCATTTCTGAAGACCGTCTCAAAGAGTGGGAAGACAATTGGGACATCCTAGAAATCTTCTAGAGCTGCTCTGGATGTCAAGACGCCAGTCGTGCACCAACTTCGTTCCATTTGCGCCAAAGGGAGCCCCCCGCCATGAGCCGCCGTATGGGCCGCGTCAATGAGCTTATTCGTGAGGAGCTGAGTTCGCTCCTGCTCCTTGAGTTGAAGGACCCGCGCGTCGCCGCGCTGACCACGGTGACCCACGTCGAAACCTCGCCTGACCTTGAGCACGCGCGTGTGTACGTCAGCGTCATGGGCTCGGAGCAGGAGCAGGCGGGCGCAATGAACGGGCTCCGTTCGGCAGAGGGCTTCCTGCGCCGGAGCCTCGCCGGGCGGGTGAAGATGCGCCGGGTGCCCGCGCTGACCTTCGCGCTGGACAGCTCCATGGAGCAGGGCGCGCAGATGCTTGAACTCATAGACCGCGTGGCGGACGGCCACGGCGCGCATCAGGAACGGAGACTATGACCGTCAACGGAGTGCTGAACCTCTACAAGCCCGCCGGTGAGACCTCTATGGACATGGTGCGCATGGTCAAGCGGCTCACCGGTCAGAAGAAAGTCGGCCACGGCGGCACGCTGGACCCCATCGCCAGCGGCGTCCTCCCCATCTGCTTCGGCCAGGCGACCCGCCTCATGGACCCTCTCGTCGATGGCGTGAAGCGCTACCACACCCGCGTTCGCCTCGGCGAGACAACCGACACCTACGACTCCGACGGCACGGTCACCGCCACCGCCGACGCCTCCGCCGTCACCCGCGACGACGTAGAGGCCGCCCTCGATGCGTTCCGCGGCGTGATCCAGCAGGTGCCGCCCATGTACAGCGCCCTCAAGCAGGGCGGCGAGCGCCTCTACGACCTCG from Chloroflexota bacterium includes these protein-coding regions:
- the rbfA gene encoding 30S ribosome-binding factor RbfA, whose protein sequence is MSRRMGRVNELIREELSSLLLLELKDPRVAALTTVTHVETSPDLEHARVYVSVMGSEQEQAGAMNGLRSAEGFLRRSLAGRVKMRRVPALTFALDSSMEQGAQMLELIDRVADGHGAHQERRL
- the infB gene encoding translation initiation factor IF-2, whose product is MTLDAPDLNLVLELPPAIMVSQLAEVMRANPIDIIKNLMRTGVMATVNEVLDFETAATVATTMGHRVRRLEDVSSTEVEDPLKPPEDDPDDLEPRAPVVTILGHVDHGKTTLLDAIRNTNVVEREVGGITQHIGAYQVETHDNKLTFLDTPGHEAFTAMRARGAHATDVAILVVAADDGGMPQTTEAVDHAKAAGVPIVVAINKMDRPDADPDRVKRQLAVQGLLPEDWGGETIMVPVSAKSGDGLNDLLDNLLVVTEVQELKANPNRAASGVVVEAQLDKSKGPLATVLVQQGTLHVGDNLVVGDTFGRVKAMIADTGRRIREAGPSTPVEVLGLSQLPLAGDPFLVTADERTARSLLETRKRRREAQSVNGLSMEEVSSRIQSGEVKELLIILKCDVQGSIEAVRSTIMKSRMDEVTVRILHAGAGTITESDILLASASDAIVLGFNSRVEPGARSLAEQHRVQIRLYDIIYQLADDVERALQGMLTPVDREVIDGHAEVRAIFSLGRRNRIAGCQVLDGRFTRNVQVRIHRDGELVHTGPVASLKRFKDDVREVTAGFECGIGIDGFLEFEEGDTLEAFHIERG